Proteins encoded in a region of the Flammeovirga yaeyamensis genome:
- a CDS encoding methylmalonyl-CoA mutase family protein has product MNSNQPYTPSNKIRLVTAGSLFDGHDASINIMRRIMQSTGAEIIHLGHNRSAQEIVDCAIQEDVQGIAITSYQGGHLEYFKYIHDLLKERGASHIGIYGGGGGTILPTEIKELHEYGINRIYSPDDGRTMGLQGMINDILQKCDFPTGKNITKETFNLENKSHKNLGRIISAIENSQDEVSDFLAQIKEKADNNNIPVLGITGTGGAGKSSLVDELIRRFLSSTDDKQIAIVSVDPSKRKTGGALLGDRIRMNAISNNRVYMRSLATRQAHIALSKNIKEVLMLLKAAKFDMIILETSGIGQSGTEIIDFSDVSLYVMTPEYGAATQLEKIDMLDYADVIALNKFDKKGAQDALRDVAKQYRRNHQQFELPDDDTPVYGTMASQFNDTGVNQLYNKLVELINEKSTGLQLPKVENKHEGERFHIIPPARVRYLSDITEVIRNYNEFVEEQSTYADQLFGLKKSIELLESDTQTKAALEKAYQEVERKTNHEVVDLIHAWKDKVEAYSKDTFTYQVRGKDINVQAVSESLSGTKIKKVILPKYKGWGDIVKWSMQENVPGEFPYTAGVFPFKRTGEDPTRMFAGEGNPERTNKRFHYLSEGQPAARLSTAFDSVTLYGEDPAFRPDIYGKIGNSGVNVSSLDDAKRLYSGFDLCAPSTSVSMTINGPAAAMTAFFLNAAIDQQCELYIKEYGLEKEVKKKIDKIYPDGDQPKYRGEIPSNNNGLGLMLLGVTGDQVLDKDVYQKIKQETIKKVRGTVQADILKEDQAQNTCIFSTEFSLRLMGDMQQYFTDNAIKNFYSVSISGYHIAEAGANPISQLAFTLANGFTFIEYYLNRGMKIDDFAPNFSFFFSNGVDPEYAVIGRVARRIWAKALKYKYKASDRSQKLKYHIQTSGRSLHAQEIAFNDIRTTLQALYAIYDNCNSLHTNAYDEAITTPTEESVRRAVAIQLIINKELGLAKNENPIQGAFIIEELTDLVEEAVMAEFDRITERGGVLGAMETMYQRSKIQEESLYYETLKHNGDFPIIGVNTFLSKNGSPTIIPEEVIRSTEEEKNGQIEALETQHQKLSKEVDQSIESLKIVALNQENTFDALMEAAKYCSLGQITSALFEVGGQYRRNM; this is encoded by the coding sequence ATGAATTCTAACCAACCTTATACACCCAGTAATAAGATTAGGTTGGTCACTGCAGGCTCCCTGTTTGATGGGCATGATGCGTCTATTAACATCATGCGAAGAATCATGCAGTCTACAGGTGCCGAAATAATCCACCTTGGCCACAACCGATCTGCACAAGAAATTGTTGACTGTGCTATTCAAGAAGATGTTCAAGGCATTGCGATTACTTCCTATCAAGGAGGGCACTTAGAATACTTTAAGTATATCCATGATTTATTGAAAGAAAGAGGTGCGTCTCACATTGGTATTTACGGTGGTGGAGGTGGTACAATCTTACCTACTGAAATTAAGGAACTGCACGAATATGGTATCAATCGTATCTATTCCCCTGATGATGGCAGAACAATGGGGCTGCAGGGAATGATTAACGATATTCTTCAGAAATGTGATTTCCCCACTGGTAAAAACATCACCAAAGAGACGTTTAATCTGGAGAATAAATCACATAAAAACTTAGGAAGAATCATCTCAGCAATCGAAAATAGTCAAGATGAGGTGAGCGATTTCTTAGCGCAAATCAAAGAGAAAGCGGACAATAATAACATTCCTGTTTTAGGTATCACGGGTACAGGTGGAGCAGGTAAATCAAGTTTAGTCGATGAATTAATCAGACGCTTCTTATCCTCTACAGATGATAAGCAGATTGCCATAGTTTCTGTTGATCCTTCCAAAAGAAAAACCGGTGGAGCACTCTTAGGGGATAGAATCCGCATGAATGCGATATCAAATAATAGAGTGTATATGCGTTCTTTGGCTACACGTCAGGCACATATCGCTTTATCAAAAAATATAAAAGAAGTTCTGATGCTTCTGAAGGCAGCTAAGTTTGATATGATCATCTTGGAAACTTCAGGTATCGGTCAGTCAGGTACAGAAATTATCGATTTCAGCGACGTATCACTTTATGTGATGACGCCTGAATATGGAGCGGCAACTCAATTGGAAAAGATTGATATGCTGGATTATGCAGATGTGATTGCCTTAAATAAATTTGACAAAAAGGGAGCACAAGATGCATTGAGAGATGTTGCAAAACAGTACCGTAGAAATCATCAACAATTCGAATTACCTGATGATGACACGCCGGTATATGGCACAATGGCTTCTCAGTTTAACGACACGGGAGTCAATCAGTTATACAATAAATTAGTAGAGCTCATCAATGAAAAATCTACTGGTTTACAATTACCAAAAGTAGAGAACAAACATGAGGGAGAACGTTTTCATATTATCCCTCCTGCTCGAGTTAGATATTTGTCGGACATCACTGAAGTGATTCGTAATTACAATGAATTTGTAGAAGAACAATCGACTTATGCTGATCAGTTATTTGGCCTGAAAAAGTCGATCGAATTATTAGAAAGTGATACTCAGACAAAAGCTGCTTTAGAAAAGGCTTATCAAGAAGTTGAGCGGAAGACAAATCATGAAGTGGTTGATTTGATTCATGCTTGGAAAGATAAAGTTGAGGCTTACAGCAAGGATACTTTCACTTATCAGGTGAGGGGAAAAGATATTAATGTCCAAGCCGTATCAGAGTCACTTTCCGGTACTAAAATCAAGAAAGTCATCCTTCCTAAATACAAAGGATGGGGAGATATTGTGAAGTGGTCAATGCAGGAAAATGTTCCTGGTGAATTCCCTTACACTGCTGGTGTTTTTCCTTTCAAAAGAACAGGGGAAGATCCAACCCGTATGTTTGCCGGAGAAGGAAACCCTGAACGTACCAACAAGCGTTTCCATTATTTATCGGAAGGTCAACCTGCCGCTCGTCTTTCAACAGCATTTGACTCAGTGACTTTGTACGGTGAAGATCCTGCATTCCGTCCAGATATTTATGGCAAAATTGGAAACTCTGGTGTAAATGTTTCGAGTTTGGATGATGCCAAACGTTTGTACTCAGGTTTCGATCTCTGTGCTCCGTCTACTTCTGTTTCTATGACGATTAACGGCCCTGCAGCCGCTATGACGGCCTTTTTCTTAAATGCAGCTATTGATCAGCAATGTGAATTGTACATCAAAGAGTATGGTTTAGAGAAGGAGGTTAAGAAAAAGATTGATAAGATCTATCCTGATGGAGATCAACCAAAATATAGAGGAGAAATCCCATCGAATAACAATGGTTTAGGACTGATGTTATTAGGCGTTACTGGAGATCAGGTGCTTGATAAGGACGTCTATCAAAAAATCAAACAGGAGACAATTAAGAAAGTGAGAGGAACCGTACAAGCTGATATTCTGAAGGAGGATCAAGCACAAAATACGTGTATTTTCTCTACAGAATTCTCTCTTCGTTTAATGGGTGATATGCAACAGTATTTTACTGACAATGCCATTAAAAACTTCTATTCTGTGTCGATTTCTGGATACCATATCGCTGAAGCTGGTGCAAATCCAATTTCTCAGTTGGCATTTACTTTAGCCAATGGTTTCACCTTCATCGAATACTACTTGAACAGAGGAATGAAGATCGATGATTTCGCTCCAAACTTCTCTTTCTTCTTCTCGAATGGTGTTGATCCGGAATATGCCGTGATTGGTCGTGTGGCCCGTAGAATTTGGGCAAAGGCACTAAAATATAAATACAAAGCAAGCGATCGCTCTCAAAAGCTGAAATACCATATTCAAACTTCTGGTAGATCATTGCACGCTCAAGAAATTGCTTTTAATGATATTAGAACGACGCTTCAAGCACTGTATGCTATTTATGACAACTGTAATTCTTTGCATACCAATGCTTATGATGAGGCAATTACTACACCTACAGAAGAATCTGTCCGTCGTGCTGTAGCTATTCAATTAATTATCAATAAAGAATTAGGATTAGCTAAAAATGAAAATCCGATTCAAGGGGCTTTCATAATTGAAGAGCTGACTGATTTAGTAGAAGAAGCGGTAATGGCTGAATTTGACAGAATCACTGAAAGAGGTGGTGTTTTGGGTGCTATGGAAACGATGTATCAACGTTCGAAGATTCAAGAAGAATCGTTGTACTATGAGACGCTTAAACACAATGGAGATTTCCCGATTATTGGAGTGAATACTTTCCTTTCTAAAAATGGGTCTCCTACTATTATTCCTGAAGAAGTGATTCGTTCTACTGAAGAAGAGAAGAACGGACAAATTGAAGCTTTAGAGACGCAACATCAAAAACTCTCTAAAGAAGTGGATCAAAGTATCGAGTCGCTTAAGATTGTCGCTCTAAATCAGGAAAACACTTTTGATGCTTTAATGGAAGCTGCAAAATATTGTTCTTTAGGTCAGATTACCTCTGCTTTATTTGAAGTGGGTGGTCAGTACCGAAGAAACATGTAG